Genomic window (Polaribacter batillariae):
GAGAGTGTTCCACATTTTAAAAATTCCTTTTTCTTTCGTTTTAAAATTCAGAGTTTAAAATCACAATTTTGATAAAAAACCAGGCTTAAAGGGCTTATGCTTTTTTTGCGCAAATCAGCAGTTTTTGCTAACGTATTTGTTTATGGAAAGTTGCGATTTTGTCTGCGAGGAATTTCCGAAGGAAATTCAGTAGTAGGCAAAAATGCAACTAATTTTGATAAGGCTAAAAGTAGCAATTTTTTATAAACGGTGTTAGCAAATGCGTGTTTTTATGTTTTTTTTCAACGTTTTTTTTATTTTCCGCAAAGATTTTAATTCTACATTTTGCTTAATTCAAAAAACGTTTTAAACTCAAAAATTGAGTAAGAATTCCGCCTTTAATTTTTTCAGAGTTTGAGTGAATTCACACGTTTTACGATTCCAACTATTTGCAAAATTCCGCCTGAATTTTGAGAGCGAGAGAGTGTTCCACATTTTAAAAATTCCTTTTTCTTTCGTTTTAAAATTCAGAGTTTAAAATCACAATTTTGATAAAAAACCAGGCTTAAAGGGCTTATGCTTTTTTTGCGCAAATCAGCAGTTTTTGCTAACGTATGCGTACATGGCAAGTGAATAGCGAAGCTCATTTGCTATGTGCGCTGTTGTGTGCAGTAAATATAGCAATTAGTTGGCTAATTTCATATTTACGTAGTCAGTCAAACGCTACGATAATTCGCTTTTCATATCTTATTAGTTTATTTTTTTATGAACTTTATACCAACTGTATAAGGTTACGTCAAAAAATAATCGGAATTCATTCTCTCTACCTTTTACTTTTTAAATCACTAAAATTCAATCTTTTATTTGACTTTCTCAAAAAAAAACCGTAATTTACAAACTTAATAACGTTTCAACGTTTTTGATAGTGTAACTCTCACACGATGTAATGTTATTAAGTTTGTAAACCGAAATTTCCTTCTAGTCAATTTCCGAATTGATTTAAAAAGTAAAACATTCCGCTTCTAAAAATTCCGAATAGTAAATATGAAAAAGCAAAAAGTTTGACTTATTGCTCACAACGTATTTGTTTATGGAAAGTTGCGATTTTGTCTGCGAGGAATTTCCGAAGGAAATTCAGTAGTAGGCAAAAAAAGCAACCAACTTTAATATGGCTAAAAGTAGCAATTTTTTATAAGCGGTGTTGTAAAAAGCGGGTTTAATTTTCCGTAATTTATTTTTCAGCTTTTAAAATTCTCACTTTTTCATTCAGTTATAAATTCCGTTTTGAGTGATTTTTTCACGCTTAGAATTTTTCAGATTTTGTTCAATTCCGCCAACTTTCTAAATTCAGCGTTTGAGTAAGCATTCCCCCAAAATGATTTTCAGGATTTGAGTAAAATTTCTTTAGTATTTGATTTTCAGTATTTTATAGTTTTAATCGTTTGCAAAATTCCGCCTGAATTTTGCGAGCGAGAGAGTGTTCCGCATTTTTGGATTCAATTTTTTTTCAGATTTCGAAACGGTAAAAAACTAAAAGTTATTTTTGGAGAACTGATTTGTTTTTGGCGCGATTCAGCCAGTTTTTTACAACTAGTTATATCCAAACAAATATATGTTTTTTTTAATTATAATACGGGATAACACAATATTTCTATTGTTTTTATTTACATTTTTTGTTTGCTGTAAAGCAACATCTAACGGATTTTGAATGCTTATTAAATCGAAACAATTTCATTAAAGAATTAATGTCGTTTATTATGTTTTTTGGGAACACATTCAATTTAGTAACTTTTGAATTTTTTGTTTATAAGGCGATATAAAAACAAGTCTAAATAATAGAAAAGTAGAATGTTTGCTTTTGTAAAGAAAATGAGCTCGATAACTACCGAGCTCATTAATTATTCGTTGTTCAACTTTTTATAACGTTGTACATTTTTGTGTTTGAAATGCACTCTTCTTAAGATTCTTTTTCTGTTCTTGTTTCTGGTTTTTTCTCGCCTTTTTCGATGTTAATGGTTAGTAAGTTCTTTTCTTCATCTAAATCCATCGTAATTGTATCGCCTTCCGAAAGTTTAGAGTTTACAATTTCTTCTGCCAAAGCATCTTCGATGTATTTTTGAATGGCTCTTTTTAACGGTCTGGCACCATATTTTTTATCGAAACCTTTATCAGCAATATAATCTTTTGCTTTTTCGCTTAAGTTTAAAGTGTATCCTAAATCGGAAATTCTATGTAATAATTTATCCAATTCAATATCTATAATAGAGTGGATGTCTTCTCTTTCTAAAGCGTTAAAGACAACTACATCATCGATTCTGTTTAAAAATTCTGGTGCAAAAGATTTTTTTAGTGCACTTTCAATAACAGATTTCGCATGGGCATCTGCTTGGGCTACTTTTGTAGCTGTACCAAAACCAACACCACCACCAAAATCTTTTAATTGACGTGCGCCAATATTAGAAGTCATTATAATAATGGTATTTCTAAAGTCGATTTTACGACCCAAACTATCAGTAATATGTCCATCATCTAAAATTTGTAGTAACATATTAAATACATCTGGGTGCGCTTTTTCAATCTCATCTAACAAAACAACAGAGTAGGGTTTTCTGCGAACTTTTTCTGTTAATTGGCCACCTTCTTCGTAACCAACATAACCTGGAGGCGCTCCAATTAAACGAGAAATCGCAAATTTTTCCATATATTCACTCATGTCTATTCGAATTAAAGAATCGTCTGAATCGAATAATTCGCGCGCTAAAACTTTGGCTAACTGTGTTTTACCTACACCTGTTTGTCCTAAGAAAATAAAAGAACCAATGGGTTTGTTTGGGTCTTTTAAGCCAACTCTATTTCTTTGAATTGCTTTTACAACTTTGGTAACAGCTTCATCTTGCCCTATTACTTTTCCTTTAATCATTCCAGGAAGTTCGTGTAAACGATGGCTTTCTGCTTCTGCAACTCTATTTACGGGAATTCCTGTCATCATAGAAACGACTTCTGCAACATTGTCTTCTGTAACGATTTCTCGATTTAGTTTAGAATCGTCTTCCCATTGTTTTTGGGCAGAATCTAATGCGGCTTCCATATTTTTTTCGTCGTCTCGTAACTTAGCTGCTTCTTCGTATTTTTGTCCGTTAACAGCTTTTGTTTTTTTCTCGCGAATAATTTCTAATTGTGTTTCTAATTCTAAAACTTGTTTAGGAACCACAATATTGGTAATATGAATTCTAGAGCCTGCCTCGTCTAAAGCATCGATTGCTTTGTCTGGTAGATAACGATCTGTCATATACCTATTTGTTAGTTTTACACAGGCTTCTAAAGCTTCGTCTGTATAATTTACATGATGGTGTTCTTCGTACTTTCCTTTAATATTCTGTAATATTTGTATGGTTTCTTCAACAGAGGTAGGATCTACAAGTACTTTTTGAAAACGACGCTCTAAGGCACCATCTTTTTCGATATTTGTTCTGTACTCGTCTAAAGTAGTAGCTCCTATACATTGTATTTCTCCTCTTGCAAGCGCAGGTTTTAACATGTTAGAAGCATCTAAAGAACCTGTAGCTCCGCCAGCACCAACAATGGTATGTATTTCATCTATAAAAAGAATAATATCGTCGTTCTTTTCTAGTTCATTCATTAACGCTTTCATACGTTCTTCGAATTGGCCACGGTATTTTGTACCTGCAACCAAACTTGCTAAATCGAGAGATACCAATCGTTTGTCGAACAAAACTCTAGAAACTTTACGTTCTACAATTCTTAGTGCGAGACCTTCTGCTATGGCAGATTTACCAACACCAGGTTCACCAATTAACATTGGGTTGTTTTTTTTACGCCTACTTAAAATTTGCGAAACACGTTCAATTTCTTTTTGTCTTCCAACCACAGGATCTAGTTTTCCGCTTTCGGCTAATAAAGTTAAATCTCTTCCAAAATTATCTAAAACGGGTGTTTTCGATTTTTTAACCGATTTTCCTTTTTGAGATTGCTCAAAGGGATTTAGTTTTTCGGATGCAAACTCATCGTCAGAAGAGGTTTCTGCAATTGGGTTTGTAGGCAAATCTACATCTTCTACATGCAATTGTTTGTACAATGCTTTTGCTTCGTCGTAGTTTACGTGGTATTTATGAATTAACTTTGTAGTTGGGTCGTTTTCGTTTCTAAGGATGCAAAGTAATAAGTGGGCAGTGTCTATCGAATCGCTTTGATATAGTTTGGCTTCTAAAAACGTGGTTTTTAGCGCTTTTTCTGCTTGTCTCGTTAAATGCAAGCTCTTTTTTTCTGTGGTTTCTGTAAAAGCAGGATTTGCAGGGTTTAGTTGTTCTAACTTTTTACGCAATAGAGTGGTATCTACATCAAATGCAGTTAAAATTTCCATTGCTTTTCCTTCTCCTTTTCTTATTAAACCTAATATTAAGTGTTCTGTTCCAATAAATTCGTGCCCTAATCTTAGCGCCTCTTCTTTACTAAAAGCAATCACATCTCTAACTTTCGGTGAAAAATTATCGTCCATATTTTTATCTTATTGATGTAAATTTAGTCCTTTTTTTTGTAAAAAATTACAAAAAAGATGCCAAGACTGTATATCTGACAGTTTGACTTCGAAACTAAATTATAAAACAATTGAAAGTCAGCCAAATAAAATACTGTTAAAAATTATTAATAAATGTTGATAACTCTCTTTAATTGAATGGGTGGAAATCTTTGTAAATAATAAGAGAAATGCTATCTTGCCTTGTTTTAAAAAAATGACTAAATATTAATAGAAAATATATATGGCAGACGGAGAAAAGTTAATTCCGATTAATATTGAAGAGCAGATGAAAGCTGCATACATCGATTATTCGATGTCAGTAATTGTTTCAAGAGCATTACCAGACGTAAGAGATGGTTTAAAACCCGTACACAGAAGGGTTTTGTACGGAATGCATGAATTAGGAGTTAAAGCGACAGGTTCGTATAAAAAATCAGCAAGAATTGTTGGAGAAGTTTTAGGAAAGTATCATCCGCATGGAGATACTTCTGTGTACGATTCTATGGTACGTATGGCACAAGATTGGAGTGTACGTTATATGATGGTAGATGGTCAAGGAAACTTTGGTTCTGTAGATGGAGATTCGCCTGCAGCAATGCGTTATACAGAGGTGAGAATGCAAAAAATATCGGAAGACATGTTGGCTGATATTGATAAAGATACTGTAGATCACCGTTTAAATTTCGATGATACTTTACAAGAACCCACTGTATTGCCAACTCGCATTCCAAACTTATTGGTAAATGGCGCCTCTGGTATTGCAGTAGGAATGGCCACAAACATGGCTCCACACAATTTAACAGAAGTAATTAACGGTACCATCGCCTATATTAATAATAACGATATAGAGATAGACGAATTAATGCAACATGTAACTGCTCCAGATTTTCCAACAGGAGGAATTATTTACGGTTACGATGGGGTAAGAGATGCTTTTCATACAGGACGTGGACGTATTGTAATGCGTGCAAAAGCAATTATCGAAGAAGTAAAAGGGCGTGAGTGCATTATTGTTACAGAAATTCCTTATCAAGTGAACAAAGCAGATATGATTAAAAAAACTGCAGATCTTGTTAACGAAAAGAAATTAGAAGGTATTGCAAACATTCGTGATGAATCTGATAGAAACGGAATGCGTATTGTATATGTTTTAAAACGAGATGCAATTCCGAATATTATATTAAATAAACTATTTAAATACACACAATTACAAACTTCTTTTAGTGTAAATAATATTGCATTGGTTAATGGAAGACCAGAGCAGTTGAATTTAAAACAATTAATTCATTATTTTGTAGAACACAGGCACGAAGTTATTGTTCGTAGAACAGAATTTTTATTAAAGAAAGCAGAAGCTAGAGCCCATATTTTAGAAGGTTTAATTATTGCTTCAGACAATATAGACGAAGTAATTAAAATAATTAGAGCTTCTAGCAATGCCGACGAAGCAAGAGAAAGTTTAGTAAAGCGTTTCGAATTAACAGAAATTCAGGCAAAAGCAATTGTAGAAATGCGTTTGCGCCAATTAACAGGGTTAGAGCAAGATAAATTACGTGCAGAGTACGACGAAATAATGCTAACAATTGCAGACTTAAAAGACATCTTATCTAACGAGCCAAGACGCTACGAAATTATAAAAGAAGAATTAGTACACATTAAAGAGAAATATGGAGACGAACGCAGATCTAAAATAGAATATGCTGGTGGAGATATGCGTATTGAAGATATGATACCCGATACAAAAGTTGTGGTAACCATTTCGAATGCAGGTTACTTAAAACGTACAAATCTCGATGAATATAAAGTTCAAAATAGAGGAGGAAGAGGACAAAAAGGTGCCACTACCAGAAATGAAGATTTCTTAGAACACTTATTTGTAGGAACCAACCACCAATACATGATGTTCTTTACGCAGAAAGGAAAAGTTTTTTGGATGCGTGTTTACGAAATACCTGAAGGTGGTAAAAATACCAAAGGTAGAGCCATGCAAAACTTAATTAATATAGAGCCAGACGATTCTGTAAAAGCATTTTTGGTAACGCAAGATTTAAAAGACGAAGAATACATCAATAATCATTATGTAATAATGGCAACAAAGAAAGGTCAAGTTAAAAAGACTTCTTTAGAGCAATATTCTCGTCCAAGAACCAACGGAATTAACGCAATTACCATTAAAGAAGGTGATGAGTTATTAGAAGCAAAACTAACAACAGGAGATAGCCAAGTAATGTTGGCATTAAAATCTGGTAAAGCCATTCGTTTCGAAGAAGCAAAAACAAGACCCATGGGAAGAACCGCTTCTGGTGTAAGAGGAATTACTTTACAGCACGAAAACGACGAAGTTGTAGGAATGGTTGCCGTAAACGATATGGAAAGTAATATTTTAGTTGTTTCGGAAAAAGGATATGGAAAACGTTCTAATTTAGAAGATTACAGAATTACCAATAGAGGAGGTAAAGGCGTAAAAACTTTAAACATTTCAGAAAAAACAGGCAATCTAGTAGCTATTAAAAATGTAGATGATTCGAACGATTTAATGATTATTAATAAATCGGGTCTTACCATTAGAATGGCTGTCGAAGATTTAAGAGTTATGGGACGTGCAACACAAGGTGTGCGTTTAATTAAAATTAAAGAAGACGATAGTATTGCTGCAGTTGCAAAAGTAATGCACGAAGAAGAAGAGGCAGAAGAAGATGCTTTAGAAAACTCTAAAAACACCACTAATTCCGAAGGCAAAACAGAAAATGGCACGGATATTGAAAATAACACAACAAAAGAATAAGAATAACAAATAAAAACGAACAAAATGAAAAAACAAATCATAGCGCTTTCATTAGGATTAATGTCTGTGATAACATTTGCTCAAAAGAAAGAGCTAAGAACTGCCGAAAAAGCGATTAAAAAACAGCAATTTAATGAAGCGTTAAGTGCAATTAATTCTGTAACAGGAATGCTTGCAGATATGGATGCCAAGTATAAATCTAAATATTATTTTTTAAAAGGACAAGCTTTAGCAGGTAAAAGTAACTATGAAGGTGCAGCAGAAGCTTTTAATGATTTAATGTCTTATGAAAAAGAAATCGGAAAAAATAGATACTCTAAAGAAGCTCAACCCATGTTAAACGATTTGGTACAAAAAGTTTCTAACCTTGCGATTAATTTATACAATAAAGATAAAAATTATAAAGAAGCCGCAAAACAATTTTATCTTACCTATAAATTAAGCCCTAAAGACACTGCTTTTCTTTACAACGCTGCAGTTAGCGCATCTTTAGCTAAAGATTACGACACTTCTTTAGAATATTATA
Coding sequences:
- the gyrA gene encoding DNA gyrase subunit A, with translation MADGEKLIPINIEEQMKAAYIDYSMSVIVSRALPDVRDGLKPVHRRVLYGMHELGVKATGSYKKSARIVGEVLGKYHPHGDTSVYDSMVRMAQDWSVRYMMVDGQGNFGSVDGDSPAAMRYTEVRMQKISEDMLADIDKDTVDHRLNFDDTLQEPTVLPTRIPNLLVNGASGIAVGMATNMAPHNLTEVINGTIAYINNNDIEIDELMQHVTAPDFPTGGIIYGYDGVRDAFHTGRGRIVMRAKAIIEEVKGRECIIVTEIPYQVNKADMIKKTADLVNEKKLEGIANIRDESDRNGMRIVYVLKRDAIPNIILNKLFKYTQLQTSFSVNNIALVNGRPEQLNLKQLIHYFVEHRHEVIVRRTEFLLKKAEARAHILEGLIIASDNIDEVIKIIRASSNADEARESLVKRFELTEIQAKAIVEMRLRQLTGLEQDKLRAEYDEIMLTIADLKDILSNEPRRYEIIKEELVHIKEKYGDERRSKIEYAGGDMRIEDMIPDTKVVVTISNAGYLKRTNLDEYKVQNRGGRGQKGATTRNEDFLEHLFVGTNHQYMMFFTQKGKVFWMRVYEIPEGGKNTKGRAMQNLINIEPDDSVKAFLVTQDLKDEEYINNHYVIMATKKGQVKKTSLEQYSRPRTNGINAITIKEGDELLEAKLTTGDSQVMLALKSGKAIRFEEAKTRPMGRTASGVRGITLQHENDEVVGMVAVNDMESNILVVSEKGYGKRSNLEDYRITNRGGKGVKTLNISEKTGNLVAIKNVDDSNDLMIINKSGLTIRMAVEDLRVMGRATQGVRLIKIKEDDSIAAVAKVMHEEEEAEEDALENSKNTTNSEGKTENGTDIENNTTKE
- a CDS encoding ATP-dependent Clp protease ATP-binding subunit — encoded protein: MDDNFSPKVRDVIAFSKEEALRLGHEFIGTEHLILGLIRKGEGKAMEILTAFDVDTTLLRKKLEQLNPANPAFTETTEKKSLHLTRQAEKALKTTFLEAKLYQSDSIDTAHLLLCILRNENDPTTKLIHKYHVNYDEAKALYKQLHVEDVDLPTNPIAETSSDDEFASEKLNPFEQSQKGKSVKKSKTPVLDNFGRDLTLLAESGKLDPVVGRQKEIERVSQILSRRKKNNPMLIGEPGVGKSAIAEGLALRIVERKVSRVLFDKRLVSLDLASLVAGTKYRGQFEERMKALMNELEKNDDIILFIDEIHTIVGAGGATGSLDASNMLKPALARGEIQCIGATTLDEYRTNIEKDGALERRFQKVLVDPTSVEETIQILQNIKGKYEEHHHVNYTDEALEACVKLTNRYMTDRYLPDKAIDALDEAGSRIHITNIVVPKQVLELETQLEIIREKKTKAVNGQKYEEAAKLRDDEKNMEAALDSAQKQWEDDSKLNREIVTEDNVAEVVSMMTGIPVNRVAEAESHRLHELPGMIKGKVIGQDEAVTKVVKAIQRNRVGLKDPNKPIGSFIFLGQTGVGKTQLAKVLARELFDSDDSLIRIDMSEYMEKFAISRLIGAPPGYVGYEEGGQLTEKVRRKPYSVVLLDEIEKAHPDVFNMLLQILDDGHITDSLGRKIDFRNTIIIMTSNIGARQLKDFGGGVGFGTATKVAQADAHAKSVIESALKKSFAPEFLNRIDDVVVFNALEREDIHSIIDIELDKLLHRISDLGYTLNLSEKAKDYIADKGFDKKYGARPLKRAIQKYIEDALAEEIVNSKLSEGDTITMDLDEEKNLLTINIEKGEKKPETRTEKES